The following are from one region of the Epinephelus fuscoguttatus linkage group LG11, E.fuscoguttatus.final_Chr_v1 genome:
- the LOC125897492 gene encoding tubulin alpha-1B chain-like: MLKIACVFLQRECISVHVGQAGVQIGNACWELYCLEHGIQPDGQMPSDKTIGGGDDSFNTFFSETGAGKHVPRAVFVDLEPTVIDEVRTGTYRQLFHPEQLITGKEDAANNYARGHYTIGKEIIDLVLDRIRKLSDQCTGLQGFLVFHSFGGGTGSGFTSLLLERLSVDYGKKSKLEFSIYPAPQVSTAVVEPYNAILTTHTTLEHSDCAFMVDNEAIYDICRRNLDIERPTYTNLNRLMSQIVSSITASLRFDGALHVDLTEFQTNLVPYPRIHFPLATYAPVISAEKAYHEQLTVAEITNACFEPANQMVKCDPRHGKYMACCLLYRGDVVPKDVNAAIATIKTKRTIQFVDWCPTGFKVGINYQPPTVVPGGDLAKVQRAVCMLSNTTAIAEAWARLDHKFDLMYAKRAFVHWYVGEGMEEGEFSEAREDMAALEKDYEEVGLESVEGEGEDEGEY, translated from the exons ATGTTAAAAATTGCCTGTGTTTTCCTCCAGCGTGAGTGTATCTCAGTGCACGTGGGTCAGGCTGGTGTCCAGATTGGCAATGCCTGCTGGGAGCTTTACTGCCTGGAACATGGGATCCAGCCTGATGGACAGATGCCCAGTGACAAGACCATTGGAGGGGGAGATGATTCCTTCAACACGTTCTTCAGTGAGACTGGAGCTGGAAAGCACGTCCCCAGAGCTGTTTTTGTGGACCTGGAACCCACCGTCATTG ATGAGGTGCGAACAGGCACCTACCGGCAGCTGTTCCATCCTGAGCAGCTGATCACTGGCAAGGAGGATGCTGCCAATAACTATGCCCGTGGACACTACACCATCGGCAAAGAGATCATTGACCTGGTGCTGGACAGGATCCGCAAACTG TCTGACCAGTGCACTGGTCTTCAGGGATTCCTGGTTTTCCACAGCTTCGGTGGTGGTACGGGCTCTGGTTTTACATCCCTGCTTTTGGAGCGTCTGTCTGTTGATTACGGCAAGAAGTCTAAGCTGGAGTTCTCCATCTACCCAGCTCCGCAGGTGTCCACTGCTGTGGTAGAGCCGTACAACGCCATCCTGACCACCCACACCACTCTAGAGCACTCTGACTGTGCCTTCATGGTGGATAACGAGGCCATCTACGATATCTGTCGCAGGAACCTGGATATTGAGCGTCCAACCTACACCAACCTCAACAGGCTGATGAGTCAGATTGTGTCCTCCATCACTGCTTCCCTGCGTTTTGATGGTGCTCTTCACGTTGATCTTACAGAGTTTCAGACCAACTTGGTGCCCTATCCTCGTATCCACTTCCCTCTGGCCACCTATGCCCCTGTCATCTCTGCTGAGAAGGCCTACCATGAGCAGTTAACAGTGGCAGAAATTACCAACGCCTGCTTTGAACCAGCCAATCAGATGGTAAAATGTGACCCTCGCCACGGCAAATACATGGCCTGCTGCCTTTTGTACCGTGGCGATGTGGTGCCCAAAGATGTCAATGCCGCCATCGCCACCATTAAGACCAAGCGCACCATCCagtttgtggactggtgccCCACTGGTTTCAAGGTTGGCATCAACTACCAGCCGCCCACTGTAGTTCCTGgtggagacctggccaaggtcCAGAGGGCTGTGTGCATGCTGAGCAACACCACTGCTATCGCAGAGGCCTGGGCTCGACTTGACCACAAGTTTGATCTGATGTACGCTAAGCGTGCTTTTGTTCACTGGTATGTAGGTGAGGGTATGGAGGAGGGAGAGTTCTCTGAGGCCAGGGAGGACATGGCAGCTTTGGAGAAGGATTATGAGGAGGTTGGGCTTGAATCTGTTGAGGGTGAGGGTGAAGATGAGGGGGAGTATTAA
- the LOC125897490 gene encoding tubulin alpha-1B chain-like isoform X1 → MLQLAHVFFQRECISVHVGQAGVQIGNACWELYCLEHGIQPDGQMPSDKTIGGGDDSFNTFFSETGAGKHVPRAVFVDLEPTVIDEVRTGTYRQLFHPEQLITGKEDAANNYARGHYTIGKEIIDLVLDRIRKLSDQCTGLQGFLVFHSFGGGTGSGFTSLLMERLSVDYGKKSKLEFSIYPAPQVSTAVVEPYNAILTTHTTLEHSDCAFMVDNEAIYDICRRNLDIERPTYTNLNRLMSQIVSSITASLRFDGALNVDLTEFQTNLVPYPRIHFPLATYAPVISAEKAYHEQLTVAEITNACFEPANQMVKCDPRHGKYMACCLLYRGDVVPKDVNAAIATIKTKRTIQFVDWCPTGFKVGINYQPPTVVPGGDLAKVQRAVCMLSNTTAIAEAWARLDHKFDLMYAKRAFVHWYVGEGMEEGEFSEAREDMAALEKDYEEVGLESVEGEGEDEGEY, encoded by the exons ATGTTACAACTCGCCCATGTTTTCTTCCAGCGTGAGTGTATCTCAGTGCACGTGGGTCAGGCTGGTGTCCAGATTGGCAATGCCTGCTGGGAGCTTTACTGCCTGGAACATGGGATCCAGCCTGATGGACAGATGCCCAGTGACAAGACCATTGGAGGGGGAGATGATTCCTTCAACACGTTCTTCAGTGAGACTGGAGCTGGAAAGCACGTCCCCAGAGCTGTTTTTGTGGACCTGGAGCCCACCGTCATTG ATGAGGTGCGAACTGGGACCTACCGGCAGCTGTTCCACCCTGAGCAGCTGATCACTGGCAAGGAGGATGCTGCCAATAACTATGCCCGTGGACACTACACCATCGGCAAAGAGATCATTGACCTGGTGCTGGACAGGATCCGCAAACTG TCTGACCAGTGCACTGGTCTTCAGGGATTCCTGGTTTTCCACAGCTTCGGCGGTGGTACGGGCTCTGGTTTTACATCCCTGCTGATGGAGCGTCTGTCTGTTGATTACGGCAAGAAGTCCAAGCTGGAGTTCTCCATCTACCCAGCTCCGCAGGTGTCCACTGCTGTGGTAGAGCCATACAACGCCATCCTGACCACCCACACCACTCTAGAGCACTCTGACTGTGCCTTCATGGTGGATAACGAGGCCATCTACGATATCTGTCGCAGGAACCTGGATATTGAGCGTCCAACCTACACCAACCTCAACAGGCTGATGAGTCAGATTGTGTCCTCCATCACTGCTTCCCTGCGTTTTGATGGTGCTCTTAATGTTGATCTTACAGAGTTTCAGACCAACTTGGTGCCATATCCTCGTATCCACTTCCCTCTGGCCACCTATGCCCCTGTCATCTCTGCTGAGAAGGCCTACCATGAGCAGTTAACAGTGGCAGAAATTACCAACGCCTGCTTTGAACCAGCCAATCAGATGGTAAAATGTGACCCTCGCCACGGCAAATACATGGCCTGCTGCCTTTTGTACCGTGGCGATGTGGTGCCCAAAGACGTCAATGCCGCCATCGCCACCATTAAGACCAAGCGCACCATCCagtttgtggactggtgccCCACTGGTTTCAAGGTTGGCATCAACTACCAGCCGCCCACTGTAGTTCCTGgtggagacctggccaaggtcCAGAGGGCTGTGTGCATGCTGAGCAACACCACTGCTATCGCAGAGGCCTGGGCTCGACTTGACCACAAGTTTGATCTGATGTACGCTAAGCGTGCTTTTGTTCACTGGTATGTAGGTGAGGGTATGGAGGAGGGAGAGTTCTCTGAGGCCAGGGAGGACATGGCAGCTTTGGAGAAGGATTATGAGGAGGTTGGGCTTGAATCTGTTGAGGGTGAGGGTGAAGACGAGGGGGAGTATTAA
- the LOC125897490 gene encoding tubulin alpha-1B chain-like isoform X4, producing the protein MRECISVHVGQAGVQIGNACWELYCLEHGIQPDGQMPSDKTIGGGDDSFNTFFSETGAGKHVPRAVFVDLEPTVIDEVRTGTYRQLFHPEQLITGKEDAANNYARGHYTIGKEIIDLVLDRIRKLSDQCTGLQGFLVFHSFGGGTGSGFTSLLMERLSVDYGKKSKLEFSIYPAPQVSTAVVEPYNAILTTHTTLEHSDCAFMVDNEAIYDICRRNLDIERPTYTNLNRLMSQIVSSITASLRFDGALNVDLTEFQTNLVPYPRIHFPLATYAPVISAEKAYHEQLTVAEITNACFEPANQMVKCDPRHGKYMACCLLYRGDVVPKDVNAAIATIKTKRTIQFVDWCPTGFKVGINYQPPTVVPGGDLAKVQRAVCMLSNTTAIAEAWARLDHKFDLMYAKRAFVHWYVGEGMEEGEFSEAREDMAALEKDYEEVGLESVEGEGEDEGEY; encoded by the exons ATG CGTGAGTGTATCTCAGTGCACGTGGGTCAGGCTGGTGTCCAGATTGGCAATGCCTGCTGGGAGCTTTACTGCCTGGAACATGGGATCCAGCCTGATGGACAGATGCCCAGTGACAAGACCATTGGAGGGGGAGATGATTCCTTCAACACGTTCTTCAGTGAGACTGGAGCTGGAAAGCACGTCCCCAGAGCTGTTTTTGTGGACCTGGAGCCCACCGTCATTG ATGAGGTGCGAACTGGGACCTACCGGCAGCTGTTCCACCCTGAGCAGCTGATCACTGGCAAGGAGGATGCTGCCAATAACTATGCCCGTGGACACTACACCATCGGCAAAGAGATCATTGACCTGGTGCTGGACAGGATCCGCAAACTG TCTGACCAGTGCACTGGTCTTCAGGGATTCCTGGTTTTCCACAGCTTCGGCGGTGGTACGGGCTCTGGTTTTACATCCCTGCTGATGGAGCGTCTGTCTGTTGATTACGGCAAGAAGTCCAAGCTGGAGTTCTCCATCTACCCAGCTCCGCAGGTGTCCACTGCTGTGGTAGAGCCATACAACGCCATCCTGACCACCCACACCACTCTAGAGCACTCTGACTGTGCCTTCATGGTGGATAACGAGGCCATCTACGATATCTGTCGCAGGAACCTGGATATTGAGCGTCCAACCTACACCAACCTCAACAGGCTGATGAGTCAGATTGTGTCCTCCATCACTGCTTCCCTGCGTTTTGATGGTGCTCTTAATGTTGATCTTACAGAGTTTCAGACCAACTTGGTGCCATATCCTCGTATCCACTTCCCTCTGGCCACCTATGCCCCTGTCATCTCTGCTGAGAAGGCCTACCATGAGCAGTTAACAGTGGCAGAAATTACCAACGCCTGCTTTGAACCAGCCAATCAGATGGTAAAATGTGACCCTCGCCACGGCAAATACATGGCCTGCTGCCTTTTGTACCGTGGCGATGTGGTGCCCAAAGACGTCAATGCCGCCATCGCCACCATTAAGACCAAGCGCACCATCCagtttgtggactggtgccCCACTGGTTTCAAGGTTGGCATCAACTACCAGCCGCCCACTGTAGTTCCTGgtggagacctggccaaggtcCAGAGGGCTGTGTGCATGCTGAGCAACACCACTGCTATCGCAGAGGCCTGGGCTCGACTTGACCACAAGTTTGATCTGATGTACGCTAAGCGTGCTTTTGTTCACTGGTATGTAGGTGAGGGTATGGAGGAGGGAGAGTTCTCTGAGGCCAGGGAGGACATGGCAGCTTTGGAGAAGGATTATGAGGAGGTTGGGCTTGAATCTGTTGAGGGTGAGGGTGAAGACGAGGGGGAGTATTAA
- the LOC125897491 gene encoding tubulin alpha-1B chain-like produces MLKNACVFLQRECISVHVGQAGVQIGNACWELYCLEHGIQPDGQMPSDKTIGGGDDSFNTFFSETGAGKHVPRAVFVDLEPTVIDEVRTGTYRQLFHPEQLITGKEDAANNYARGHYTIGKEIIDLVLDRIRKLSDQCTGLQGFLVFHSFGGGTGSGFTSLLMERLSVDYGKKSKLQFAIYPAPQVSTAVVEPYNAILTTHTTLEHSDCAFMVDNEAIYDICRRNLDIERPTYTNLNRLMSQIVSSITASLRFDGALNVDLTEFQTNLVPYPRVHFPLATYAPVISAEKAYHEQLTVAEITNACFEPANQMVKCDPRHGKYMACCLLYRGDVVPKDVNAAIATIKTKRTIQFVDWCPTGFKVGINYQPPTVVPGGDLAKVQRAVCMLSNTTAIAEAWARLDHKFDLMYAKRAFVHWYVGEGMEEGEFSEAREDMAALEKDYEEVGLESVEEEGEDEGEY; encoded by the exons atgttaaaaaatgcctGTGTTTTCCTCCAGCGTGAGTGTATCTCAGTGCACGTGGGTCAGGCTGGTGTCCAGATTGGCAATGCCTGCTGGGAGCTTTACTGCCTGGAACATGGGATCCAGCCTGATGGACAGATGCCCAGTGACAAGACCATTGGAGGGGGAGATGATTCCTTCAACACGTTCTTTAGTGAGACTGGAGCTGGAAAGCACGTCCCCAGAGCTGTTTTTGTGGACCTGGAACCCACCGTCATTG ATGAGGTGCGAACAGGCACCTACCGGCAGCTGTTCCATCCTGAGCAGCTGATCACTGGCAAGGAGGATGCTGCCAATAACTATGCCCGTGGACACTACACCATCGGCAAAGAGATCATTGACCTGGTGCTGGACAGGATCCGCAAACTG TCTGACCAGTGCACTGGTCTTCAGGGATTCCTGGTTTTCCACAGCTTCGGTGGTGGTACGGGCTCTGGTTTTACATCCCTGCTGATGGAGCGTCTGTCTGTTGATTACGGCAAGAAGTCCAAGCTCCAGTTCGCCATCTACCCAGCTCCGCAGGTGTCCACTGCTGTGGTAGAGCCGTACAACGCCATCCTGACCACCCACACCACTCTAGAGCACTCTGACTGTGCCTTCATGGTGGATAACGAGGCCATCTACGATATCTGTCGCAGGAACCTGGATATTGAGCGTCCAACCTACACCAACCTCAACAGGCTGATGAGTCAGATTGTGTCCTCCATCACTGCTTCCCTGCGTTTTGATGGTGCTCTTAATGTTGATCTTACAGAGTTTCAGACCAACTTGGTGCCCTATCCTCGTGTCCACTTCCCTCTGGCCACCTATGCCCCCGTCATCTCTGCTGAGAAGGCCTACCATGAGCAGTTAACAGTGGCAGAAATTACCAACGCCTGCTTTGAACCAGCCAATCAGATGGTAAAATGTGACCCTCGCCACGGCAAATACATGGCCTGCTGCCTTTTGTACCGTGGCGATGTGGTGCCCAAAGACGTCAATGCCGCCATCGCCACCATTAAGACCAAGCGCACCATCCagtttgtggactggtgccCCACTGGTTTTAAGGTTGGCATCAACTACCAGCCGCCCACTGTAGTTCCTGgtggagacctggccaaggtcCAGAGGGCTGTGTGCATGCTGAGCAACACCACTGCTATCGCAGAGGCCTGGGCTCGACTTGACCACAAGTTTGATCTGATGTACGCTAAGCGTGCTTTTGTTCACTGGTATGTAGGTGAGGGTATGGAGGAGGGAGAGTTCTCTGAGGCCAGGGAGGACATGGCAGCTTTGGAGAAGGATTATGAGGAGGTTGGGCTTGAATCTGTTGAAGAAGAGGGTGAAGATGAGGGGGAGTATTAA